The following are from one region of the Coffea eugenioides isolate CCC68of chromosome 2, Ceug_1.0, whole genome shotgun sequence genome:
- the LOC113760618 gene encoding nicotianamine synthase, whose translation MVCQKDALVQKVCDFYEKISSLESLKPSKDVDMLLTQLVLTCIPPNPIDVTKLCKRVQEMRSKLITLCGEAEGHLESHYSTILGSFDNPLDHLNIFPYFNNYLKLGRLEFNILSQHLTNIKVPSRIAFVGSGPLPLTSIVLASYHLTTTSFHNYDIDPSANSMASRLLASDPDLSKRMFFHTKDVMDVTSSELKEYDVVFLAALVGMDKEEKVRVIDHLAKNMAPGAILMLRSAHGARAFLYPIVEPRDLQGFEVLSVFHPTDEVINSVVIARKLSVGMPVQSLDQGLGAHVMLPCKCAEIPAFNPLNKMNMIEEFAAEDRLL comes from the coding sequence ATGGTTTGCCAGAAAGATGCTTTGGTGCAGAAAGTCTGCGATTTCTATGAGAAGATCTCAAGCCTTGAGAGCCTCAAGCCCTCCAAAGATGTCGACATGCTGCTTACACAGCTCGTTCTCACGTGCATCCCACCAAATCCAATTGATGTAACAAAGCTGTGCAAAAGAGTTCAAGAAATGAGGTCCAAGCTCATTACACTTTGTGGAGAAGCTGAAGGGCATCTAGAGAGCCACTATTCGACAATCCTAGGTTCCTTTGACAACCCTCTTGACCATCTCAACATCTTCCCATACTTTAATAATTACCTTAAACTCGGCCGGCTGGAATTCAACATCCTCAGCCAGCACCTGACCAATATCAAAGTCCCAAGTCGAATTGCATTCGTGGGCTCAGGTCCCCTGCCTCTTACTTCAATTGTCTTGGCTTCTTATCACCTGACTACTACTTCCTTTCACAACTATGATATTGACCCTTCCGCCAATTCCATGGCGTCCCGCCTCCTTGCATCTGATCCTGACTTGTCCAAACGAATGTTTTTCCACACCAAAGATGTTATGGATGTTACAAGCAGTGAGTTGAAGGAGTACGACGTTGTGTTTTTGGCAGCCCTGGTGGGCATGGACAAGGAGGAAAAAGTTCGAGTTATCGATCATTTGGCCAAGAACATGGCTCCAGGGGCAATCTTGATGCTCAGAAGCGCTCACGGAGCAAGAGCTTTTCTCTATCCAATTGTTGAGCCTCGCGACCTTCAAGGTTTTGAGGTACTCTCAGTTTTTCATCCCACGGATGAGGTGATTAATTCGGTCGTTATTGCCCGGAAGCTTTCAGTTGGAATGCCTGTTCAGTCACTGGATCAGGGACTTGGAGCTCATGTGATGTTGCCATGCAAATGTGCTGAGATTCCAGCCTTCAATCCCCTTAATAAAATGAACATGATTGAAGAATTTGCAGCTGAGGATCGTCTTCTGTGA
- the LOC113763939 gene encoding homeobox protein knotted-1-like 1, with amino-acid sequence MDELYRIHTSFSCPDGGAVEVGSMRGLDRSSPVENLVQFRPGENSHDEVIGSEMSDLLKIQIASHHLYPNLVSAYVECRKVGAPPEMASLLEEISKISRPISSPSGISADPELDQFMESYCEALHRYKEELLKPFDEATTFLSNIELELNNLCKENFTTTTSSSMTSTNYHSDEAGVTSDEDLSCGEVEVAESQESSAAGQGESELKEMLMRKYSGYLSSLRKEFLKKRKKGKLPKDARIALLDWWNTHYRWPYPTEEEKNKLSEVTGLDQKQINNWFINQRKRHWKPSEDMRFALMQGVSAGTPSPGGPICFDTAGGNGGFGI; translated from the exons aTGGACGAGTTATACAGAATTCACACCTCATTTTCATGTCCCGATGGTGGAGCGGTTGAAGTTGGAAGTATGAGAGGGCTAGATCGCAGTAGCCCAGTTGAGAATTTAGTTCAGTTTAGACCTGGTGAAAATAGTCACGATGAAGTCATTGGATCAGAGATGTCAGATCTTTTAAAGATTCAAATTGCTAGTCATCATCTATACCCTAACTTAGTTTCTGCCTATGTTGAATGCAGAAAG GTTGGAGCACCACCAGAGATGGCTTCGTTACTTGAAGAAATTAGCAAAATAAGTCGCCCCATAAGCAGTCCTAGCGGGATAAGTGCTGATCCTGAACTAGATCAATTCATG gaatcATATTGTGAAGCTCTACATAGATATAAGGAGGAGCTGTTGAAACCGTTTGATGAAGCGACTACTTTCTTGAGCAATATTGAGTTGGAACTCAATAACCTCTGTAAGGAGAATTTTACCACAACCACGTCTTCCTCGATGACCTCCACAAACTATCATTCTG ATGAAGCAGGTGTCACATCCGATGAGGATCTAAGCTGTGGAGAAGTTGAAGTTGCCGAGAGTCAAGAATCTTCTGCTGCTGGTCAAGGTGAGAGTGAGCTCAAAGAGATGCTGATGCGCAAATACAGTGGCTATCTTAGCAGCTTGAGAAAGGAATTCTTGAAGAAACGAAAGAAGGGAAAGCTACCAAAGGATGCAAGGATAGCACTCCTGGACTGGTGGAACACACATTATAGATGGCCATATCCGACG GAAGAGGAGAAAAATAAGCTATCCGAGGTAACAGGATTAGACCAGAAGCAGATCAACAACTGGTTTATAAATCAGAGGAAAAGACACTGGAAACCATCCGAGGACATGAGATTTGCTCTGATGCAAGGTGTTAGTGCTGGCACTCCAAGTCCAGGAGGACCTATATGTTTTGATACTGCTGGAGGAAATGGAGGTTTCGGAATCTAA